The Colwellia sp. M166 genome segment AATATGTACGAGGGCCTACGTAGTTGCAAGTTTTAATTACGATTTTATTCGTACTTCTGCTGGGTTAACTACCCAAACTTTATATTTTGTTGCTTTAAATCAGCCGCTTAAGCTTTTGTGACTATATGAGGTGAGGAGTGTTATTGAGCAAAACAGTGTCGATTGTATTAATTTTTAATCAAGTATATTGTTGGTTTTTGTAGCAGTTGGCTTATTTAGTCTAAAAATAATTTATCCTATACATGATATAAAACAACTAAAAGCGTATTTGATTTAGCGGTATTTTTATAACGTGTAATACTCTTTTAATGAATTATTTTTATTAAATTGGATACTCAATGAAAACAATGACGATAAAAAATAGAATTTTATTGCTTAGCATTTTGCCGTTAGTTTTTGCTATCTCAACAATCATGTTTTTAGTTCATTTCGAGCTTAGCGCCCTTGGTGATGAGCAAGTAAAAGATATTCGAAGCTCTATGATGAACGAAAAACGCGTCATCCTTAAAAACTATGTAGATATTGCACTTACTTCAATTAAAAGCGTCGTTGCTAGTGGCTCTTATGATGATGCTGTAATCAAAAAACAAGTGGCAGATCAATTGAGAGATATTCTTTTTGGCGAGTCCAAAGACGGTTATATGTTTGTTTACGACTATGGCGGTATTAATATCGTCATGGGGCCAAAGCCAGAGCTAGAAGGTAAAAACTTGTATGGGTTACAAGATGCGAATGGTGTAAATGTCATTAAAGATCTTATCGACAGCGCTAAAAGCGGCGGCGGATTTCTTGAATATAGCTGGAATAAACCCTCAAAGAATGCCGAAGCACCTAAACTTGGATATGCTCAAGCTATTGAACAATATAACTGGATGGTTGGCACTGGTTTTTATATCGATGATATTGATGATGCGGTTATGGCTGCACATATGGAGATTGACAAAAGAATCAATAGAGCAATGATGTTGATAGCTATTGTAGGATTAGTGTTAATTATTTTAGTTGCCTTTATTAGCCTATTTGTTACTGGGCGTATAACGAAACCAATACAAGATACAGTCTCTGCGCTTAACAATATTAGCCATGGAGAGGGAGATTTGACCCGACGATTAAAGGTATATGCAGATGATGAAGTGGGCCAAGTATCCATTAGTTTTAACCACTTTGTAGAAAAAATTCATCAACTAGTATTAGAGATAAAAGACAGTGTAGGAGATTTAAGTGAATCTACTCGTCAAATGAATATTGTTGTTACTCGCACCAATGAAAACGTCGCTAAACAAAAAGATGAAACTATGCATGCGGCAACTGCTGTGCATGAAATGGCCGACGGCTGAAGATGTTGCAGGAAATGCTTCAAGGGCCGCTGAGGCAGCACAACAAGCTGATAGTGAAACCGCTTCAGGGCAAATTATTGTTGAAGATACGATAGTATCGATATCTCATTTATCTGAGGATGTTAACCGTGCAACAGATGTGATCAATCAGTTAAGTGATGATGCTGAACAAATTGGTGATGTGATTAATGTTATTAAAGGCATTGCTGATCAAACTAACTTATTAGCTTTAAACGCTGCCATCGAAGCTGCGCGCGCAGGCGAGCTAGGTAGAGGGTTTTCGGTTGTTGCAGATGAAGTAAGAACACTTGCAAATCGAACACAACAGAGTACGGAAGAAATTAACCACATGATCGAATTATTATTGGGTCGTGTAAAAGAAGCCGTAGGTGTCATGAATAATAGTCGCTCACAAGGTGAAAATACTGTAATGCAAGCTCAGAAAGCTAGTGTTTCGTTAAAAACAATAATGGCTGCAGTGAGCACCATTACTAATATGAATACTCAAATTGCAACAGCTGCTGAAGAGCAAACTGTCGTGACTGATGAGATAAGTAGAAATGTTCAACAAGTTGCTGATATTGCCGAAGACTCTTCAGTGAAGGCTTTAGAGTTAGAGAGCACTTCTGCCGAATTAATATCCTTAGAAAATCGCTTAGCTGCAGTGGTAAACCAATTTAAAGTTTAAACTATAATAAATAAAGGCGTTTTTTGTTAATTAAAATAAGTAGAGCGTTTGCTATTAAATAATAAAAAATCCAGCAGTAGCTGGATTTTTTTACGTCATATTATTTGCTGCCACTGTGTGTGATTGAATATTTCATTTTTACTAAATTTCAATTAAATACAATGGATTACTATCGTTACAAGGAACTCGGCATTCGGTTGTTAATAGTGTTTCTGCTGTTTTGACATTTTTTAGAAAACTAAATTGACTACTTTTGATATTCTTGCTTCAAGATAATAATTTGGTAACTGTAAATATTTTTTATCACTAACCTACTACATTTCCACTAGCCCTGTGGATAATAGAAGGGTAGTGCTCATCTGTAGTAAATGTGAAACGTATGTAGTACAGTTCTGTTGTTTTGGTCTATTCGTTATATTTTTTCAGTGTAGCTGTAGGCTTTGTTTATAAAATTTTCCGTTTTTTTATGGTACTCATCACTCTTCTCACTGAGTTGGCGACTTCTTGATAGTTCACTTTCAAACTGATCACTAAGTTCGATAAATTTTTCTAATTCGTCATCAATACTTATCCTCAACTTTGAGGATAGTTCAAGAGACTCGACAAGTTGAAATAGTTGGCGGGCAATGTTGTTTGTCACATTATTGTATTGATTAGATTCTATAAAAAACTGACTAAATAATTCAAGCAGAGGTGATATTTGTCTTTGTTCAATACGTTCAGCAGCATGGTCTTTCCACTTGCTTTTGAATAACTCCCACCATTCAATGTATTGTAGGTGAGAATACTGCACACTATGATGCTCATCACCTAATTTATTTTGTTGATTTGCGTAAAGGCTTGGATCAAATAAGGACATAAAATTAGCTCTCATTAAACTGGCAGTTCAAACATTACTAGCAATTCAGATTTTTGCTGTAACACAGACTTTAATGCATAGCTGTCACGGTCTAGCTCACTTGCAAGATCCCCTACTTGTTTCATATAGCTTTCCGCCTCAAGCTTGAAGTCTTTCAACTGGCTTTTTGTCGTTAATTGTTGATCTGCCTGTACATCAAGCAGTGCAATTTTTTCGTTAATGTCAAACATGCTCTGTTTTAGATCTTCATGCAGTTTTCCTGAAACTTGGGCAACATTATAAGCCGACACTGCTAATTCGTAGCAATATTGCGCCTCGTCTATAGCTTTTCTGGCATCAGATAATGCTAATATTGTATTTCCAAGCTGATTGTTAGCTATGCTTTTATTAGACCTGGCATGTGTAACATGATTTTTAGCTTCGTAATAATTGTTTTTAGCCACAGCTAATTCTCGCTTTGCTGAAACTACTCTCAGTTCAACTGCTGATGTATCTCGAAGATATGGGTATTCCTTGTTGCGCTGTTCATTATTGTGGGCATGCAACGTGGCAAGCGTATCTTGTAAAGAACTTAACTCCCGCTGCCAGTGTTGTTCATTTGATTGAGCCGTTATCAATTTGTCCTTTGCGACTTTTAATTCACTGATTGCGTTCTCGTGCCAATTGGTCGCTCGTTCATACTGAATTTTCCAATCATCTTCAACTTGTGAAGCCTTATTGACAAGGTTGTTCGCTTGACTGCGCTTATTATCGGTATGCGCACAATGCTGCTCAATTTGTTGACTCATTTGTTTTAACTGCCAAAGGCAATTTTGCTGTTTGACTTTAAGTTTGTTTAAAGCCTCACTGCTAACTCGAAAAGCTATTGCCTCTTGTTCAAATACATGGCCCTGCTGAACATTAAGACGAACTATTTCGTCGTATTGTTCATTGATACCATTAAGTTGATAATTGGTTTCATATTCTAGCTCTTCTAATTGAGAAATTAGCCACTTGGGATACACTGATTATTGCTCCATTTTCTTCAACGCTAAATCTTGGATGCGTTGCTCAGATATACGCCTGAGGCCAATTAGTTGTTCCAAATAATGCTCGTATTTAGCACGAATGAGTTCAATTTCATGTTCCATATTTTGAGCACCTTCTCCTTTGTACACATCACGCAACATACCCCATCGCTTTAAAAGTTGTTCCAGTTCCTCTGAAACGATGGTGTGACAACGTTTTAGTTCTTCCACTAATTCAGACACTGATTCGCTTGCAAGATCACTCGTCATATAAATAACTCCGTAATATTTTCAATCGTTGTTCCAACGTAGTGACCACATTAGGGAGCAATTCCTGGTTTAACATCCTTGTTGTAGCATCAATTTCATTTACAATGATCTGCATACGCACTTTCTCATCGTCAGTTTCGTACAATGAATCAAAGCTTAAAGTGATTTTTTCTGTTAAATGTTTTTGCTGCCGCCATGTAGTTTCCTGTAATTCTTCTAGTGCGGAAATAAATACATGCATTTGCGTTTCTACATCGTTTAAAGACATGCTAGCTATGATCCCATTTTGACGTCATTTCAACTATTTGATCAATTGTCGCACTCACGCTATTTACTTCGTCATCTTCCCTATTTGAGGCAATACAATAAGGCTTAAAGAGTACATCTTTCGCTAAATGGCGATAAATGGCATAAACAGGTGCATTGCCTTTTTCTTGTAGTTTTGATGCATTCTTATCACCAAGTAAATCAAATGATGATCTTTGATCCATTTGCAATGCTATTTTATGTTTAAATTCCCTCTCTATTTCTTTACGTGACATCACTTTACTCACGGCATACATATCATCAAAACTCATGATCAAATGGATGCCCAAACGAGCACCATTTTTCAATATATTATTCACTAGACTGTAGGCTACATTATCGTTTCCTTGATTATGATCAGGTGCTGCTATCTCTCGCAAGCGCTGCGCGTCATTTATTACAATGTAAATGTTAGGTTGCTGTTGTAACGATTCATTGCTCATACTTTTACGATCTTCCATATCGCTGGCAACGCCTTTTAAATGATCAATGTACTGCGCAGAATCATCTGTATATACCTTCTTGTCACCAGACATGCGATCTATCACGTTTTTAATCGCCGAATCATCAGGAGAGTCTTTAATACTAGAGTCAATCACCAGCATTTGGTATTGCTCATGACTATGCATTATCAT includes the following:
- a CDS encoding methyl-accepting chemotaxis protein gives rise to the protein MKWPTAEDVAGNASRAAEAAQQADSETASGQIIVEDTIVSISHLSEDVNRATDVINQLSDDAEQIGDVINVIKGIADQTNLLALNAAIEAARAGELGRGFSVVADEVRTLANRTQQSTEEINHMIELLLGRVKEAVGVMNNSRSQGENTVMQAQKASVSLKTIMAAVSTITNMNTQIATAAEEQTVVTDEISRNVQQVADIAEDSSVKALELESTSAELISLENRLAAVVNQFKV
- a CDS encoding cache domain-containing protein: MKTMTIKNRILLLSILPLVFAISTIMFLVHFELSALGDEQVKDIRSSMMNEKRVILKNYVDIALTSIKSVVASGSYDDAVIKKQVADQLRDILFGESKDGYMFVYDYGGINIVMGPKPELEGKNLYGLQDANGVNVIKDLIDSAKSGGGFLEYSWNKPSKNAEAPKLGYAQAIEQYNWMVGTGFYIDDIDDAVMAAHMEIDKRINRAMMLIAIVGLVLIILVAFISLFVTGRITKPIQDTVSALNNISHGEGDLTRRLKVYADDEVGQVSISFNHFVEKIHQLVLEIKDSVGDLSESTRQMNIVVTRTNENVAKQKDETMHAATAVHEMADG